The Skermanella rosea sequence GATCGGAAGATAGTCGATCAGCACGCCGTACAGCTTCTCGCCGCCGGCCACGGCCGTCATCACGCCGCCGTTGCCCCGGACCGCGACCGCGCCGTTGGCCTGAAGCTTCTCGAAGTAATCCATGCCCAGGCCGGGCGCCTCCTTCAACGTCGCCATGTGGATCGCCGCGGCGCCGGAATAGAGCGGGCTCGGCATGCTGACGAGGTTCTTGGCCTCGGGCTTGAGCAGGTCGGCCCACGAGGTCGGCTTCATCTTGGCGTTCTTGTTGTAGGCGATGCCGGTGGTGATCAGCTTGGTGCCGAAATAGGTCAGGCCGGGATCGTACAGGCCCGCCTGGTAGTCGCCGACCGGCGCCTTCTCGAACCGGGCCAGCCGGCCGTCCTGCTTCAGGCTTTCCATGGTGACCGCGTCGGCGATCAGCAGCACGTCCGGCTGCGGCGACCCGGCCTGGAACTCGGCGCGCAGGCGGTTCATCAGGTCTGTGGTGCCGCTCCGGGTCCATTCGACCTCGACACCGGGATGCAGCTTCTTGAACTCGTCCACGGTCTGCTGGGCGTCCGCCTCGAGCTGCGAGGTGTACAGCACCAGCTTGCCGGACGCGGCGGAGGCCGCCGGTGCCCAGAATGCGGCGGCGACCGCGCCGAGCAGGCCGGCCGCGGCGCCGAGATACGTCTTCATGCCCTGTCTCCAACCTTCGTCTTTATTGCACTAGAAAGGCTTGAGACGGGACCATGGCCCAGATGGATGACGCCGCGGCGTCGTTTTCGTGAAGGATCGGTTACACGTCCGCGGCCCGGACGAGCCCGGTCAGGACGTCGGGATGTGCCTCATGGCCTGGCGCGCCCACAGGTTTTCCGCTTCGTCCAGCAGGTTCGCCGCGTCGTGCAGCAGGCTGTGGGTGCGCAGGATGTCGGCCTCGTGCCGCATGATCAGCTGGTCGATCCGCTCGGCGAGATCCGCTCCGGGAGTCGCCATCGAGACGCGCAGGCCGTGCATCCGGACGAAGCCGCGGGCGATCCGGTCGCTTTCCGCCTTGAGCAGGTCCAGCCGGTCGCGCAGCTCACCCAATCGGTCGCGGTGGATCGACTGTGCTTCGGATTCAGGTTCCAGGGTGAAGGTATCGGGTGCCATGATGCCGGTCTCGCGTAAAAAGCGGGGCGGGGGAGAACGGCGACACCTTGCCAGTTATGGTTAAAATCAATCTTAAGGCGTACCGTGGAGCCCTGTGACATTATTGGGGCACGCCGCGGGGCGATCCGGGCGCAGCTCCCGATCGAGGACTGCGCCCGGATCGCCGGGCCGCCTTACTTGGCGGCTTCGTTCAGGTAGGCGATCAGGTTCTTCAGGTCGTCTTCCTTCTTGATGCCGGCGAAGGCCATCTTGTTGCCGGCGATGAAGCCCTTGGGATCGGCCAGGTACTTGGCGAGGTTCTCGTCGTTCCAGGTGAGATTGGCGTTCTTCATCGCCGGGGAGTAGGCGAAGCCCTCCACGGTGCCCGACTGGCGGCCGATCAGGCCGTGCAGGGACGGGCCGACGCCCTTCTTGCCCGCTTCGAGGCTGTGGCAGGCCTTGCAGGCCCGGAAGACCTTCTCGCCGTCGGCAGCACTCTGGGCCGACGCGGCGGACACACCCGCCATCAGGGCGAGGCCGGCCGCCAGGCCGAACAACACTTGCTTCTTCATTCCGTGATT is a genomic window containing:
- a CDS encoding ABC transporter substrate-binding protein codes for the protein MKTYLGAAAGLLGAVAAAFWAPAASAASGKLVLYTSQLEADAQQTVDEFKKLHPGVEVEWTRSGTTDLMNRLRAEFQAGSPQPDVLLIADAVTMESLKQDGRLARFEKAPVGDYQAGLYDPGLTYFGTKLITTGIAYNKNAKMKPTSWADLLKPEAKNLVSMPSPLYSGAAAIHMATLKEAPGLGMDYFEKLQANGAVAVRGNGGVMTAVAGGEKLYGVLIDYLPIRENLKGAPVEFVFPTDGVSAVSEPVAILSTARNPEAAQEFVSFLLSREGQELASAQGFLPAHPDVAPPKGFPRLSEIKVLPLDSAKALAEDQANKMAFADLFGG
- a CDS encoding c-type cytochrome; the protein is MKKQVLFGLAAGLALMAGVSAASAQSAADGEKVFRACKACHSLEAGKKGVGPSLHGLIGRQSGTVEGFAYSPAMKNANLTWNDENLAKYLADPKGFIAGNKMAFAGIKKEDDLKNLIAYLNEAAK